The following coding sequences lie in one Mycobacterium sp. Z3061 genomic window:
- the ychF gene encoding redox-regulated ATPase YchF, with amino-acid sequence MSLSLGIVGLPNVGKSTLFNALTRNNVLAANYPFATIEPNEGVVSLPDPRLDKLAELFGSARVVPAPVTFTDIAGLVQGASEGAGLGNKFLAHIRECDAICQVVRVFADDDVTHVSGKVDPRSDIEIVETELILADLQTLERALPRLEKEARTNKERKPVHEAAVAAQQILDSGKTLFAARVDTSLLRELNLLTTKPFLYVFNADESVLTDAARIAELRELVAPADAVFLDAAIESELIELDDESAAELLESIGQTERGLDALARAGFHTLKLQTYLTAGPKEARAWTIHQGDTAPKAAGVIHTDFEKGFIKAEIVSFDDLVAAGSMAAAKAAGKVRMEGKDYVMADGDVVEFRHGGTSGSGKK; translated from the coding sequence GTGAGCCTAAGCCTGGGAATCGTAGGTCTGCCCAACGTCGGCAAGTCGACCCTGTTCAACGCGCTGACCCGCAACAATGTGTTGGCGGCCAACTATCCGTTCGCGACGATCGAACCCAACGAGGGTGTGGTCTCGCTGCCGGATCCGCGCCTGGACAAGCTGGCGGAGTTGTTCGGATCGGCCCGCGTCGTGCCGGCGCCGGTGACCTTCACCGACATCGCCGGGCTGGTCCAAGGGGCTTCCGAGGGTGCCGGACTGGGCAACAAGTTCCTGGCCCACATCCGCGAATGCGACGCGATCTGTCAGGTGGTGCGGGTGTTCGCCGACGACGATGTGACGCATGTCTCTGGAAAGGTCGATCCGCGCTCCGATATCGAGATCGTGGAAACCGAACTGATCCTCGCGGATCTGCAGACATTGGAGCGCGCCCTGCCCAGGCTGGAGAAGGAAGCTCGCACCAACAAAGAGCGCAAACCGGTGCACGAGGCCGCCGTCGCCGCGCAGCAGATTCTCGACAGCGGCAAGACGCTGTTTGCTGCGCGGGTGGACACGTCTTTGCTGCGCGAGCTGAACCTGCTGACCACCAAACCGTTCCTGTATGTCTTCAACGCCGACGAGTCGGTGCTGACCGACGCCGCGCGGATCGCCGAGTTGCGCGAGCTCGTCGCCCCGGCCGACGCGGTGTTCCTGGATGCCGCAATCGAATCCGAACTGATCGAGCTCGATGACGAGTCCGCGGCAGAACTTCTCGAGTCGATCGGCCAGACCGAGCGGGGCCTGGATGCGTTGGCGCGCGCTGGTTTTCACACGCTGAAACTTCAGACCTACCTGACCGCGGGCCCGAAAGAGGCGCGGGCCTGGACGATTCATCAGGGGGACACCGCGCCCAAAGCGGCGGGTGTCATCCACACCGACTTCGAGAAGGGCTTCATCAAGGCCGAGATCGTGTCGTTCGACGACCTGGTCGCGGCCGGTTCCATGGCGGCGGCCAAAGCGGCGGGCAAGGTCCGGATGGAAGGCAAGGATTACGTGATGGCCGACGGGGACGTGGTCGAGTTCCGCCACGGAGGAACATCAGGAAGCGGCAAGAAGTGA
- the gnd gene encoding phosphogluconate dehydrogenase (NAD(+)-dependent, decarboxylating) — protein MQLGMIGLGRMGANIVRRVVTGGHECVVYDHSAEAVEAMAGEDGITGVSSLAELRDKLTAPRVVWVMVPAGTITTGVIDELADTLESGDIVIDGGNSYYRDDMKHAKSLAKNGIRLLDCGTSGGVWGRERGYCLMIGGDPDAFEHAEPIFATVAPGVDAAPRTPGREGEVAQAEKGYLYCGQAGAGHFVKMVHNGIEYGMMASLAEGLNILRNADIGTRIQQGDAETAPLSNPECYQYDFDIPDIAEVWRRGSVIGSWLLDLTAIALHDSADLSEFSGRVSDSGEGRWTAIAAIDEGVPSPVLTTALQSRFASRDLDDFANKALSAMRKQFGGHAEKPAN, from the coding sequence ATGCAACTGGGCATGATCGGTCTCGGCCGGATGGGCGCGAACATCGTGCGCCGCGTGGTCACCGGTGGACACGAATGTGTGGTGTACGACCACAGCGCTGAGGCTGTCGAGGCCATGGCGGGGGAGGACGGCATCACCGGGGTGTCCTCGCTCGCGGAGTTGCGCGACAAGCTCACCGCGCCGCGGGTGGTCTGGGTGATGGTGCCCGCGGGAACCATCACCACCGGGGTGATCGACGAGCTGGCCGACACGCTCGAGTCCGGCGACATCGTCATCGACGGCGGGAACTCCTACTACCGCGATGACATGAAGCATGCGAAGTCGTTGGCGAAGAACGGTATTCGGTTACTCGACTGCGGTACCAGCGGCGGCGTGTGGGGCCGGGAACGCGGCTACTGCCTGATGATCGGCGGCGATCCGGACGCGTTCGAGCACGCCGAGCCCATCTTCGCCACCGTCGCCCCCGGGGTGGACGCGGCCCCGCGCACTCCGGGTCGCGAAGGTGAGGTCGCCCAAGCGGAGAAAGGCTATCTGTACTGCGGCCAGGCCGGCGCGGGGCACTTCGTCAAGATGGTGCACAACGGCATCGAGTACGGGATGATGGCGTCGCTTGCCGAGGGCCTGAACATCCTGCGCAATGCCGACATCGGCACCCGCATCCAGCAGGGTGACGCCGAGACCGCTCCGCTGTCCAATCCCGAGTGCTACCAATACGATTTCGACATCCCCGACATCGCCGAGGTGTGGCGACGCGGCAGCGTGATCGGCTCGTGGCTGCTTGACCTCACCGCGATCGCACTGCACGATTCGGCTGACCTGTCCGAGTTCTCCGGCCGCGTGTCCGATTCCGGCGAAGGCCGGTGGACGGCCATCGCCGCGATCGACGAGGGCGTGCCTTCGCCGGTGCTCACCACTGCCCTGCAGTCGCGCTTCGCGTCGCGGGACCTCGACGACTTCGCCAACAAGGCGCTCTCGGCAATGCGCAAGCAGTTCGGCGGCCACGCGGAGAAGCCGGCCAACTAG
- a CDS encoding VOC family protein: MRLVSIRVITADVKRLVGFYEMVTQVSAIWGNELFAEIPTSVGALAIGSDKTVPLFGQGSAEPAANRTAIVEFIVDDVDAEYERLRDHIAEVVTEPTTMPWGNRALLFRDPDGNLVNLFTPVTDAARAKFGI, encoded by the coding sequence ATGAGACTGGTTTCGATCCGCGTCATCACAGCCGACGTGAAACGATTGGTCGGCTTCTATGAGATGGTCACCCAAGTCTCCGCCATCTGGGGGAACGAGCTTTTCGCCGAGATTCCGACATCAGTCGGAGCGCTGGCCATCGGTAGCGACAAGACCGTTCCCTTGTTTGGGCAAGGATCTGCTGAGCCGGCGGCCAATCGGACCGCAATCGTCGAGTTCATCGTCGACGACGTCGACGCCGAGTACGAGCGACTTCGCGATCACATAGCCGAGGTGGTCACCGAGCCGACGACGATGCCGTGGGGAAACCGTGCACTGTTGTTCAGGGACCCCGACGGAAACCTCGTTAACCTCTTCACCCCGGTGACTGATGCGGCGCGCGCCAAGTTTGGGATATGA
- a CDS encoding DUF732 domain-containing protein has translation MVVARAIALLVLSIGLAAPAYADATDDAFITNLSTSGMNFGAPDKAIQVAKTVVCGSLKDNPSTSNAELTTKVTNATNWPALNAAYFTGAAIQAYCPQYGSLTPPSVPSKVPTAPSTPAPTPSTSAVQSA, from the coding sequence ATGGTCGTGGCCAGAGCCATAGCGTTGTTAGTCCTTTCCATAGGGTTGGCCGCGCCGGCCTACGCGGACGCGACCGACGACGCGTTCATCACCAACCTCAGCACCTCCGGCATGAATTTCGGAGCTCCCGACAAAGCGATCCAGGTCGCGAAAACCGTTGTCTGCGGATCGCTCAAGGACAACCCCAGCACCAGCAATGCCGAACTGACCACCAAAGTCACCAACGCGACGAACTGGCCGGCCCTCAACGCCGCCTACTTCACCGGTGCCGCGATCCAGGCCTACTGCCCGCAGTACGGTTCCCTCACCCCGCCCAGCGTCCCGAGCAAAGTTCCGACCGCTCCAAGCACGCCTGCGCCGACTCCGTCCACCTCTGCCGTTCAGAGCGCCTGA
- a CDS encoding ester cyclase translates to MAEGDLLTTYRDYLRCLNTRRWDDLRHFVSDDVMHNGVRLRLSGYRAMLESDTRAAPDLQFVPEILIADNQVVSCRLFFQCTPHHVFLGFEPTGGQVSFAEHAFYRFENGRIAEVWSVIDKEAVRGQIAQEK, encoded by the coding sequence ATGGCCGAGGGTGACCTGCTCACGACATACCGTGACTACTTGCGGTGCTTGAATACGCGACGGTGGGACGATCTTCGACACTTCGTCTCGGATGACGTCATGCACAACGGAGTACGGCTGCGACTCAGCGGCTACCGGGCGATGTTGGAGAGTGACACCCGAGCGGCGCCGGACCTTCAATTCGTCCCGGAGATCCTGATCGCCGACAACCAGGTCGTGTCCTGCCGGCTGTTCTTTCAGTGCACTCCACACCACGTTTTCTTGGGTTTCGAACCGACGGGTGGGCAAGTGTCGTTCGCGGAGCACGCCTTCTACAGGTTCGAAAACGGGCGGATAGCCGAAGTGTGGTCTGTGATCGACAAGGAAGCCGTTCGCGGGCAGATCGCTCAGGAGAAGTAG
- a CDS encoding dihydrofolate reductase family protein, whose protein sequence is MGTLTYTASVSLDGYVADATGDFQWSAPGDPVFAAHIERMATVSTEVLGRKTYALMQYWETFPDDDDHPAADREFARRWRDIEKVVVSSTLRRDELGSERDRLMPRLSLDELKQIVDGAPGVVEIFGPTVAGPAIAAGMIEEFHFFVIPKMVGGGLRALPDGVHLDLNLVEHRIFGDGAAYLRYRAGEGAAKATD, encoded by the coding sequence ATGGGCACGCTGACCTATACCGCGTCGGTGTCTCTCGACGGCTACGTCGCCGACGCCACGGGTGATTTCCAGTGGTCTGCACCGGGTGACCCGGTCTTCGCCGCTCACATCGAGCGGATGGCCACGGTCTCTACGGAGGTGCTGGGCCGCAAGACCTATGCGCTGATGCAGTACTGGGAGACCTTTCCGGACGATGACGACCATCCGGCTGCCGACCGAGAGTTCGCCAGACGCTGGCGCGACATCGAGAAGGTCGTGGTGTCTTCTACCCTGCGGCGCGACGAGCTCGGCTCGGAGCGGGACCGCCTGATGCCCCGTCTGAGCTTGGACGAGTTGAAGCAGATCGTTGACGGCGCGCCCGGGGTGGTCGAGATCTTCGGGCCAACCGTCGCGGGCCCGGCGATCGCCGCAGGGATGATCGAGGAGTTTCACTTCTTCGTGATTCCGAAGATGGTCGGCGGCGGCCTGAGGGCACTGCCCGACGGCGTCCACCTCGACCTGAATCTGGTCGAGCACCGGATATTCGGAGACGGCGCCGCATACTTGCGATACCGTGCTGGCGAAGGCGCGGCGAAGGCGACGGACTGA
- a CDS encoding OsmC family protein has protein sequence MTTSVSHLGGIISATAGAVSSDSTRARVVFEGSAAAHDAVASTVTLGQYHVEVDEPPPLGGEGKAPNPVEYYLASLLSCQIVTWRFWAEKLGIAVDEITARAEGDLDVQGFFGLDDNVRAGFQEVRVVLTVSGPETPERYRELQDAVDAHCPVLDLTRNPTPVVTRVELA, from the coding sequence GTGACAACCTCGGTTTCTCACCTCGGCGGCATCATCTCGGCCACCGCGGGTGCGGTGAGTTCGGACTCGACCAGAGCTCGCGTCGTTTTCGAAGGATCGGCGGCCGCACACGATGCGGTGGCCAGCACCGTCACCCTCGGCCAGTATCACGTCGAGGTCGACGAACCGCCGCCGCTGGGTGGGGAAGGCAAGGCGCCCAACCCCGTCGAGTATTACCTCGCATCACTGCTGTCCTGCCAAATCGTGACGTGGCGGTTCTGGGCCGAGAAGCTGGGCATCGCGGTCGACGAGATCACCGCGCGCGCCGAAGGTGACCTGGACGTGCAGGGCTTTTTCGGGTTGGACGACAACGTCCGCGCCGGCTTTCAGGAAGTGCGGGTGGTGCTCACCGTGAGTGGACCGGAGACGCCCGAGCGCTACCGCGAACTCCAGGACGCGGTGGACGCGCACTGTCCGGTGCTGGATCTGACCCGCAACCCGACTCCGGTGGTGACCCGCGTGGAACTGGCCTAA
- a CDS encoding glyoxalase superfamily protein: MRSKRITPNLRVADIEATKSFYTDYLGLSDEEFNMGWVARYTDPDTGVNVQLVTGDATAGEDSVISVHTDDVEGAYEEARQRGYEIVHPLTTEPWGVRRFFVRAPDGNVLNIVYHRD, encoded by the coding sequence ATGCGGTCCAAGCGCATCACGCCGAATCTGCGGGTGGCGGACATCGAGGCGACGAAGAGCTTCTACACCGACTACCTCGGGCTCAGCGATGAGGAATTCAACATGGGTTGGGTCGCCCGCTACACCGACCCCGACACCGGAGTGAACGTGCAACTGGTGACCGGGGATGCGACGGCCGGCGAGGATTCAGTCATATCGGTTCACACCGATGACGTCGAGGGTGCCTACGAGGAGGCTCGGCAACGAGGCTACGAGATAGTTCATCCGTTGACGACCGAGCCGTGGGGGGTGCGCCGGTTCTTCGTGCGGGCCCCCGACGGGAACGTCCTCAACATCGTCTACCACCGCGACTGA
- a CDS encoding guanylate cyclase, translated as MLTLDQALDETRTGDLWLFRGGSRPDRAIQTLTNAPVNHVGMTVAIDDLPPLIWHAELGDKLVDMWTGTNHRGVQLNDAREVFLQWTGRYQQRCWLRQLAPHANHKQENELLQVIARMDGTAFPTTAKLTGRWLRGRLPTINDWFRGIPLVEKKVREHTERRRTEQRKMGLSTAYCAETVAITYEEMGLLLTDKDTNWFDPGKFWSGDTLPLAPGYELGKEIAVIG; from the coding sequence ATGCTCACCTTGGATCAGGCGCTCGACGAGACCCGGACCGGCGACCTGTGGCTGTTTCGGGGCGGTTCACGACCCGACCGCGCGATCCAGACGCTGACGAACGCTCCGGTGAACCACGTGGGAATGACGGTGGCCATCGACGACCTGCCGCCACTGATCTGGCATGCCGAGTTGGGCGACAAGCTGGTCGACATGTGGACGGGCACCAATCACCGCGGGGTCCAGCTCAACGACGCCCGGGAGGTGTTCCTGCAGTGGACCGGGCGGTACCAACAGCGCTGCTGGCTCCGGCAGTTGGCGCCGCACGCCAATCACAAGCAGGAGAACGAACTGCTGCAGGTGATCGCCCGGATGGACGGCACGGCGTTCCCGACCACCGCGAAGCTGACCGGCCGGTGGCTGCGCGGCCGGCTGCCCACCATCAACGACTGGTTCCGCGGAATTCCGTTGGTAGAAAAGAAGGTTCGCGAGCACACCGAACGCCGTCGGACGGAACAGCGCAAGATGGGGCTATCCACGGCATATTGTGCGGAGACCGTCGCCATCACCTACGAGGAGATGGGGCTGTTGCTCACCGACAAGGACACCAACTGGTTCGACCCCGGCAAGTTCTGGAGTGGTGACACCCTGCCGTTGGCACCGGGCTATGAGCTGGGCAAGGAGATCGCGGTAATCGGTTAG
- a CDS encoding DUF6542 domain-containing protein, whose translation MSAQRERAAVEPSHRSIVPTIPGVPWWAAVLIAVGATALGYAFDAGHKELTHTFASLYIAGCVAAVLAVRQAAVFTAVIQPPLILFCTVPGAYWLFHGGKVDKFKDLLINCGYPLIERFPLMLGTAGVILLIGLIRWYFGKNSKTGAASGDATSDEAPADRPPLLSGFVAKLSSLLAGDSYDDADADAANAAPPAHSKGRAARSGRTTRSTSRTAQRPARSRSRHARPDDSFDPAERPRRSSRRSAVPSADTPDYDRTDLPPRRRRRPEGDSDLGAHPPRELRREPHPRRSSYDRPRSSERPTERPYERPEPRSTRFNPYDSYDRPASSERGERRSRHERRGSGYEPYPPYEPPYEPRSRRTNGSNGANPTHHPISQVRYRGEAPRSEPRDDRREEPRSDRRSRPRAPRRPQTEPWE comes from the coding sequence GTGTCAGCGCAGCGGGAGAGAGCGGCGGTGGAGCCCAGTCACCGCTCCATCGTCCCCACAATCCCAGGTGTGCCGTGGTGGGCGGCGGTGCTCATCGCCGTCGGAGCGACGGCCCTCGGCTATGCGTTCGACGCCGGCCACAAGGAGCTGACCCACACCTTCGCGAGTCTTTACATCGCCGGATGCGTGGCAGCCGTCCTCGCGGTACGGCAGGCGGCCGTGTTCACCGCGGTCATCCAGCCGCCGCTGATCCTGTTCTGCACCGTGCCCGGGGCCTACTGGCTGTTCCACGGCGGCAAGGTCGACAAGTTCAAGGACCTGCTGATCAACTGCGGCTACCCGCTCATCGAGCGTTTCCCGCTGATGCTGGGTACCGCGGGAGTCATCCTGCTGATCGGCCTGATCCGGTGGTACTTCGGCAAGAACAGCAAAACCGGCGCGGCAAGCGGAGATGCCACATCCGACGAAGCACCCGCGGACCGCCCGCCCCTGCTCAGTGGTTTCGTGGCGAAACTGAGCTCCCTGCTGGCCGGCGACTCCTACGACGACGCCGATGCCGACGCGGCCAACGCCGCACCGCCGGCCCACTCGAAAGGCCGGGCCGCCCGCAGCGGCCGCACGACCCGGAGCACCAGCCGGACGGCGCAGCGCCCGGCGCGGTCCCGTTCGCGGCACGCGCGCCCCGACGACTCCTTTGACCCCGCGGAGCGTCCCCGCCGCTCGAGCCGCAGAAGTGCGGTGCCGTCCGCCGACACCCCCGACTACGACCGGACAGACCTACCGCCGCGGCGACGTCGGCGTCCGGAGGGCGACTCGGACCTGGGCGCGCACCCACCCCGGGAGCTGCGCCGCGAACCGCACCCACGGCGTAGCTCGTATGACCGGCCACGCTCCTCTGAAAGGCCGACTGAGCGGCCGTATGAGCGTCCTGAGCCGCGCAGCACCCGTTTCAATCCCTACGACTCCTACGACCGCCCCGCGTCCTCCGAGCGCGGTGAACGCCGCAGCCGCCACGAGCGCCGGGGCAGCGGCTATGAGCCCTACCCGCCTTACGAGCCGCCGTACGAGCCCCGCAGCAGGCGCACCAACGGGTCGAACGGCGCCAACCCGACCCACCACCCGATCTCGCAGGTGCGTTACCGCGGAGAGGCACCGCGCAGCGAGCCGCGCGACGACCGCCGCGAGGAACCGCGTTCAGATCGCCGGAGCCGGCCCCGCGCACCGCGCAGGCCGCAGACCGAGCCCTGGGAGTAA
- a CDS encoding CPBP family intramembrane glutamic endopeptidase, whose protein sequence is MTEWSNSRRRSAIVTIIPVAVPSTMAAVFTALARRMPERTAYNVGFAVYWIAWCLAVPVWLLGARQAVRLLTAGRRLPRDHFVLLALPVAGAVVTQLIPHRRDIDTATALVMVGSAMINATGEELLWRGVFMRELEDRPRMAQTLSLLGFSTWHYAPQLILPSPLGRGRFVAGSAVVGSAMNAAAWKAGGLRQVLIAHAIVDACGVTAARFRLGRGPNS, encoded by the coding sequence ATGACTGAGTGGTCAAATTCCCGGCGCCGCAGCGCCATAGTGACGATCATTCCGGTCGCCGTGCCGTCGACGATGGCGGCGGTATTCACCGCGCTGGCTCGCCGGATGCCGGAACGGACCGCATACAACGTCGGTTTCGCCGTCTACTGGATCGCCTGGTGCCTGGCAGTCCCTGTGTGGTTGCTCGGGGCGCGGCAAGCGGTCCGGCTTCTCACAGCAGGCCGGCGACTCCCCCGCGACCATTTCGTGCTGCTCGCGCTGCCAGTGGCGGGAGCCGTTGTGACACAACTGATCCCGCACCGCAGGGACATCGACACGGCAACCGCGCTCGTCATGGTGGGTAGCGCGATGATCAATGCGACGGGTGAGGAGTTGCTCTGGCGTGGAGTGTTCATGCGCGAACTCGAAGACCGACCCAGAATGGCTCAGACGTTGTCACTGCTCGGGTTTTCGACCTGGCATTACGCGCCGCAACTCATTCTGCCGTCACCACTCGGACGAGGGCGGTTCGTTGCCGGTTCGGCCGTGGTCGGTTCGGCGATGAACGCTGCGGCGTGGAAGGCCGGCGGGTTGCGGCAGGTGCTGATCGCCCATGCCATCGTTGATGCGTGCGGTGTGACCGCCGCCCGTTTTCGGCTGGGCCGCGGGCCGAATAGCTAA
- a CDS encoding alpha/beta hydrolase: MTSDAATVEFAGTDGITLVADEWNRGGSGDRPTILMLHGGGQNRFSWKNTGQILADDGYHVIALDTRGHGDSDRAPDADYDVETLAADVMHVLDTIGRPVVIIGASMGGLTGILVADRAGPQKVTKLVLVDVVPRFEKNGSARIREFMMTNIDGFDSLEHAAEAVAAYLPHRTKPRSPEGLKKNLRLRDGRWYWHWDPAFMTKPGDDPELRTEAFEEAAANLSIPVLLIRGKLSDVVSLEGVEHFLTQVPRAEFVELSNAGHTAAGDDNDAFSDAVVAFVERA, encoded by the coding sequence ATGACGAGCGATGCGGCGACGGTGGAGTTCGCCGGCACAGACGGCATCACGCTGGTCGCCGACGAGTGGAACCGCGGTGGTTCGGGCGACCGGCCCACCATCCTGATGCTGCACGGCGGAGGTCAGAATCGGTTCTCCTGGAAGAACACCGGGCAGATTCTGGCCGACGACGGGTATCACGTCATCGCGCTGGACACTCGAGGGCACGGGGACAGCGACCGGGCACCGGACGCCGACTACGACGTGGAGACGCTGGCCGCCGACGTTATGCATGTGCTCGACACGATCGGCCGCCCGGTGGTGATCATCGGCGCCAGCATGGGCGGGCTGACCGGCATCCTGGTCGCCGACCGGGCCGGGCCGCAGAAGGTGACCAAGCTGGTGCTTGTCGACGTGGTGCCCCGGTTCGAAAAGAACGGCAGCGCCCGTATCCGCGAGTTCATGATGACCAACATCGACGGCTTCGACTCACTGGAACACGCCGCCGAGGCGGTGGCCGCCTACCTGCCGCACCGCACCAAGCCGCGCAGCCCCGAGGGGCTCAAGAAGAACCTGCGGCTACGGGACGGACGCTGGTACTGGCACTGGGACCCGGCATTCATGACCAAACCCGGGGACGACCCGGAACTGCGCACCGAAGCCTTCGAGGAAGCCGCGGCCAACCTCTCGATCCCGGTGTTGCTGATCCGCGGCAAGCTGTCCGACGTGGTCAGTCTCGAAGGCGTCGAACACTTTCTGACCCAGGTGCCGCGCGCGGAGTTCGTCGAACTGTCCAACGCGGGACACACCGCTGCGGGTGACGACAACGACGCCTTCAGCGACGCCGTGGTGGCGTTCGTCGAGCGAGCCTAG
- a CDS encoding adenylate/guanylate cyclase domain-containing protein, producing the protein MVGMGDALHVVIYVLAGIAVIEAGGLIALWRLLERSRREVEELQQRADVRNRLWSGGREAVKTVWNTANLMRKEGFGAAVRSSIEDLADWAEVERPDLARVTPDGRVVILFSDIEESTALNEKIGDRAWVKLIGAHDKLMHQLVQRQSGHVVKSQGDGFMVAFARAEQAVRCSMDLQQALHKEAKRKRHPEIRVRIGIHMGRSVRRGDDLFGRNVAMAARVAGQAVGGQILVSEPVRDAVHDCDDIHFDDGREVELKGFSGSYRLFAVEAEPEPERDR; encoded by the coding sequence ATGGTGGGCATGGGTGATGCGCTGCATGTGGTGATCTACGTGCTGGCCGGCATCGCGGTAATCGAGGCCGGGGGGCTGATCGCGCTGTGGCGCCTGCTGGAACGCAGCCGCCGCGAGGTCGAGGAGTTGCAGCAGCGGGCCGATGTCCGCAATCGGCTGTGGTCCGGTGGCCGCGAGGCCGTCAAGACGGTGTGGAATACCGCGAACCTGATGCGCAAGGAAGGTTTCGGTGCCGCGGTACGCAGTTCGATCGAAGACCTGGCCGACTGGGCCGAGGTGGAGCGACCCGACCTGGCCCGGGTCACGCCGGACGGCCGGGTGGTGATCCTGTTCTCCGACATCGAAGAGTCCACCGCGCTGAACGAGAAGATCGGCGACCGCGCATGGGTCAAGCTCATCGGCGCGCACGACAAGCTGATGCATCAACTCGTGCAGCGGCAATCCGGCCATGTGGTCAAGAGCCAGGGCGACGGATTCATGGTCGCCTTCGCGCGGGCGGAGCAGGCGGTGCGCTGCAGCATGGACCTGCAGCAGGCGCTGCACAAGGAGGCAAAACGCAAGCGGCATCCGGAAATTCGCGTGCGGATCGGCATCCACATGGGTCGTTCGGTGCGCCGCGGTGACGACCTGTTCGGCCGCAACGTCGCCATGGCCGCCCGCGTCGCCGGACAGGCCGTCGGCGGACAGATCCTGGTCAGCGAACCCGTCCGGGACGCGGTGCACGACTGCGACGACATCCATTTCGACGACGGACGCGAAGTTGAGCTGAAAGGGTTCTCCGGCAGCTACCGGTTGTTCGCCGTCGAGGCCGAGCCCGAACCCGAACGCGACCGGTAG
- a CDS encoding helix-turn-helix domain-containing protein has translation MSTVLLDTSDLSEVEAAVSASYSQVRLGRLADGGNVHARIARSHLGSTPVDEVSFGLDVSYQMEPLNTILLGRVYAGAMSVDQPGLESKFFGPGEVTAAGALEALPMFGTVSHCRYVLVSVARSAFDEIAASAGLNDGAPVRLTANAALTAEANQFLTHAVDHVCNDIVSNSQVAQSYLVVGEVRRYLAASMLATFPHTAVLEPTIEDRHDSTPVLLRRAITFIDDNAQHDISLADIARAACITPRALQYMFRRHRDCTPTEYLRRVRLHHAHLDLLEASSDVCTVSAVAARWGFAHLGRFAAFYRREYGESPQATLLR, from the coding sequence ATGAGCACGGTATTACTCGACACCAGCGACCTCAGCGAAGTCGAAGCGGCGGTAAGTGCCAGCTATTCGCAAGTGAGGCTGGGTCGGCTGGCTGACGGGGGCAATGTGCATGCGCGGATAGCACGCTCGCATCTGGGTTCCACGCCCGTCGACGAAGTCAGCTTCGGCCTTGACGTGAGCTACCAGATGGAGCCGTTAAACACCATCCTGCTGGGGCGGGTGTACGCGGGCGCCATGTCCGTCGACCAGCCGGGCCTCGAGTCGAAATTCTTCGGCCCCGGAGAGGTGACGGCCGCCGGCGCTCTGGAGGCACTGCCGATGTTCGGCACGGTCTCGCACTGCCGATATGTGCTGGTTTCCGTCGCAAGGAGCGCGTTCGACGAGATCGCCGCGAGCGCCGGGCTCAATGACGGTGCACCCGTGCGACTTACGGCCAATGCCGCACTGACAGCTGAGGCCAACCAGTTCCTCACCCATGCCGTGGACCATGTCTGCAACGACATCGTCTCGAATTCGCAAGTGGCCCAGAGTTACTTGGTTGTCGGCGAGGTGCGGCGCTATCTCGCCGCGAGCATGCTGGCGACGTTTCCTCATACGGCGGTGCTTGAGCCGACTATCGAAGATCGTCATGACTCGACGCCGGTTTTGCTGCGGCGCGCGATCACGTTCATCGACGACAACGCCCAACATGACATCTCGTTGGCCGACATCGCGCGCGCCGCCTGCATCACGCCTCGGGCGTTGCAGTACATGTTTCGCAGGCACCGCGACTGCACGCCGACGGAGTATCTGCGGCGGGTCCGCCTTCACCATGCGCACCTGGACCTCCTTGAAGCCAGCAGCGATGTCTGCACGGTAAGCGCGGTCGCTGCCCGGTGGGGATTCGCTCACCTCGGGCGCTTCGCGGCCTTCTACCGCCGCGAATACGGCGAGAGCCCGCAGGCCACGCTTCTTCGCTGA